Proteins encoded in a region of the Streptomyces sp. NBC_00258 genome:
- a CDS encoding transketolase has protein sequence MNTRQLTELGQQLRVDSVRAAAAAGSGHPTSSMSAADLLAVLFANHLRYDFDRPAHPGNDRFILSKGHASPLLYAAYKAAGAINDTELMTFRKLGSRLEGHPTPRRLPWVETATGSLGQGLPVGVGLALSGKRLDRVGYRVWVLCGDSEMAEGSVWEAAEHAGHEHLDNLTAIVDVNRLGQRGPTRHGHDLDAYARRFRAFGWHTVEVDGHDVDAIDRAYGEAVSTVGQPTAIIARTLKGKGVASVQDREGLHGKPLPDADEAIEELGGVRDLRVEVRQPPAARMLHAVRAGHLELPRYEMGDEVATRNAYGQALAALGTARGDVVALDGEVSDSTRAEFFAKEHPDRFFECYIAEQQLVAAAVGLAARGWVPYVSTFAAFLTRAHDFVRMASVSGAGINLVGSHAGVAIGQDGPSQMGLEDLAMFRAVHGSTVLYPCDANQTAKLVAEMAGCEGVRYLRTSRGEMPVLYGPNEEFPVGGSKVLRVSPEDRLTVVAAGATVHEALKAADALAADGISVQVIDLYSVKPVDRRTLREAAEHTGCLLTVEDHHEEGGLGDAVLDAFLDGRPTPRLVRLAVRTMPGSATPEEQLHAAGIDAESIAASAKLLVENAIVR, from the coding sequence ATGAACACCCGTCAACTCACCGAACTGGGGCAGCAGTTGCGCGTGGACAGTGTCCGCGCCGCCGCCGCGGCGGGATCCGGGCATCCCACCTCGTCGATGTCCGCCGCCGACCTGCTGGCGGTCCTGTTCGCCAACCATCTGCGGTACGACTTCGACCGCCCCGCCCACCCCGGCAACGACCGCTTCATCCTGTCCAAGGGACACGCCTCGCCACTGCTGTACGCCGCGTACAAGGCGGCCGGGGCGATCAACGACACCGAGCTGATGACGTTCCGCAAGCTCGGCAGCCGCCTCGAAGGGCATCCGACACCGCGCCGGCTGCCGTGGGTCGAGACGGCCACCGGATCGCTCGGGCAGGGCCTGCCCGTCGGTGTGGGCCTCGCGCTGTCCGGCAAGCGGCTCGACAGGGTCGGCTACCGGGTGTGGGTGCTGTGCGGCGACAGCGAGATGGCCGAGGGCTCCGTCTGGGAGGCGGCCGAGCACGCCGGACACGAGCACCTCGACAACCTCACCGCGATCGTGGACGTCAACCGGCTCGGCCAGCGCGGCCCCACCCGGCACGGCCACGACCTCGACGCGTACGCCCGCCGCTTCCGGGCCTTCGGCTGGCACACCGTCGAGGTCGACGGCCACGACGTGGACGCGATCGACCGCGCGTACGGCGAGGCGGTCTCCACCGTCGGACAGCCGACCGCGATCATCGCCCGCACCCTCAAGGGCAAGGGCGTCGCATCCGTCCAGGACCGCGAGGGCCTGCACGGCAAGCCGCTGCCCGACGCCGACGAGGCGATCGAGGAACTCGGCGGGGTGCGCGACCTCCGCGTCGAGGTCCGTCAGCCGCCCGCCGCCCGGATGCTCCACGCCGTCCGCGCCGGGCACCTGGAACTGCCGCGCTACGAGATGGGTGACGAGGTCGCCACCCGCAACGCCTACGGGCAGGCGCTCGCCGCGCTCGGCACCGCGCGCGGAGACGTCGTCGCCCTCGACGGCGAGGTGAGCGACTCGACACGCGCCGAGTTCTTCGCGAAGGAGCATCCCGACCGGTTCTTCGAGTGCTACATCGCCGAACAGCAGCTGGTCGCGGCCGCCGTGGGGCTCGCCGCGCGCGGCTGGGTGCCCTACGTGTCGACCTTCGCCGCCTTCCTCACGCGCGCCCACGACTTCGTCCGGATGGCGTCCGTCAGCGGGGCGGGCATCAACCTCGTCGGCTCCCACGCGGGTGTCGCCATCGGGCAGGACGGGCCCTCGCAGATGGGTCTTGAGGACCTGGCGATGTTCCGGGCGGTGCACGGCTCGACCGTGCTCTACCCGTGCGACGCCAACCAGACCGCCAAGCTCGTCGCCGAGATGGCGGGCTGCGAGGGCGTCCGCTATCTGCGGACCTCGCGCGGCGAGATGCCGGTCCTGTACGGCCCGAACGAGGAGTTCCCGGTCGGCGGCAGCAAGGTGCTGCGGGTCTCCCCGGAGGACAGGCTCACCGTCGTCGCCGCGGGAGCGACCGTGCACGAGGCACTGAAGGCCGCGGACGCGCTTGCCGCCGACGGCATCTCCGTGCAGGTCATCGACCTGTACTCGGTCAAGCCCGTCGACCGCCGAACCCTGCGCGAGGCCGCCGAGCACACCGGCTGCCTGCTGACCGTGGAGGACCACCACGAGGAGGGCGGCCTCGGCGACGCGGTCCTCGACGCCTTCCTCGACGGACGCCCCACGCCCCGGCTGGTCCGGCTCGCCGTGCGCACCATGCCCGGCTCGGCCACGCCCGAGGAACAACTGCACGCCGCCGGTATCGACGCCGAGTCGATCGCGGCCTCGGCGAAGCTGCTGGTGGAGAACGCGATCGTGCGATGA
- a CDS encoding NAD(P)/FAD-dependent oxidoreductase translates to MSRPRVVIVGAGFAGYQTARTLARLTRNKADIVLLNPTDYFLYLPLLPQVAAGVLEPRRVTVSLTGTLPGVRLVLGEADDIDLEARTVHYTDPEGDGGTLSYDRLVLAVGSVNKLLPVPGVAEHAHGFRGLPEALYLRDHVTRQIELAAAADDYKNRSSRCTFVVVGAGYTGTEVAAQGQLFTDQLVRRQPLREGMRPRWLLLDVAPRVLPELDERLSSTADRVLRERGVDVRTGTSVEEATSTGVRLSDGEFVDTRTLVWCVGVRPDPLVAGVGRPMERGRLLVDPYLQVPGHPEVFACGDAAAVPDLEKPGEYTAMTAQHAWRHGKVAGHNVAASLGVGTRRVYRHRDLGFVVDLGGVKAAANPLGIPLSGPLAGVVTRGYHLAAMPGNRVRVAADWILDAVLPRQGVQLGLVRSWSVPLESASPELARVAGGPEKRAGATGGDGSPVDTGTAGPGGSGPARMSKAEASAVRDPGNRPAPEPDALAARDPDAPRAPDPGRPAGPDGIRPGSDSVRPAGAAPDSPAFRGPAEQAGPHPDKPTAPGPVRPVEGES, encoded by the coding sequence ATGAGCCGACCTCGTGTCGTGATCGTCGGAGCAGGATTCGCCGGGTACCAGACGGCGCGCACCCTGGCCCGGCTGACCCGGAACAAGGCCGACATCGTCCTGCTGAACCCCACGGACTACTTTCTCTACCTTCCCCTGCTGCCCCAGGTCGCCGCCGGTGTCCTGGAGCCGCGCCGCGTCACCGTCTCGCTGACGGGCACCCTGCCGGGCGTACGCCTGGTGCTGGGCGAGGCCGACGACATCGACCTCGAAGCACGGACCGTGCACTACACCGACCCCGAGGGCGACGGCGGCACCCTGTCGTACGACCGGCTCGTACTGGCCGTCGGCAGTGTCAACAAACTGCTGCCCGTGCCCGGTGTCGCCGAGCACGCGCACGGCTTCCGGGGACTGCCCGAGGCGCTGTACCTGCGTGACCACGTGACCCGGCAGATCGAACTCGCGGCCGCGGCCGACGACTACAAGAACCGCTCGTCGCGCTGCACCTTCGTGGTCGTCGGCGCGGGATACACCGGCACCGAAGTCGCCGCGCAGGGGCAGCTGTTCACCGACCAGCTGGTGCGCAGGCAGCCGCTCAGGGAGGGGATGCGGCCGCGGTGGCTGCTGCTCGACGTCGCCCCGCGCGTGCTGCCCGAACTCGACGAACGGCTGTCGAGCACCGCCGACCGGGTGCTGCGCGAGCGCGGTGTCGACGTGCGCACCGGCACGTCCGTCGAGGAGGCCACGTCGACCGGAGTGCGGCTGAGCGACGGGGAGTTCGTCGACACCCGGACCCTTGTCTGGTGCGTGGGCGTGCGCCCCGATCCACTGGTGGCGGGCGTCGGGCGGCCGATGGAGCGCGGCCGGCTGCTCGTCGACCCGTACCTCCAAGTGCCGGGCCACCCCGAGGTGTTCGCCTGCGGCGACGCGGCCGCCGTGCCCGATCTGGAGAAGCCCGGGGAGTACACGGCGATGACCGCACAGCACGCCTGGCGGCACGGCAAGGTCGCGGGCCACAACGTCGCCGCCTCGCTCGGCGTCGGCACCCGGCGTGTCTACCGGCACCGCGACCTGGGCTTCGTCGTCGACCTCGGCGGGGTGAAGGCCGCCGCCAACCCGCTCGGCATCCCGCTGTCCGGGCCGCTCGCCGGAGTCGTCACCCGCGGCTACCACCTCGCCGCGATGCCCGGCAACCGCGTCCGGGTCGCCGCAGACTGGATCCTGGACGCCGTACTCCCGCGCCAGGGCGTCCAGTTGGGCCTGGTGCGTTCCTGGTCGGTGCCGCTGGAGTCCGCTTCACCGGAGCTGGCGCGGGTGGCGGGCGGCCCGGAGAAGCGGGCCGGTGCCACGGGCGGGGACGGGAGCCCCGTGGACACCGGGACTGCCGGCCCCGGTGGGTCCGGGCCGGCCCGGATGTCCAAGGCGGAGGCGTCCGCGGTGCGTGACCCGGGCAACCGCCCGGCTCCGGAACCCGACGCCCTCGCGGCCCGGGATCCCGACGCCCCCAGGGCTCCGGATCCCGGCCGTCCCGCGGGCCCGGACGGGATCCGCCCGGGCAGTGATTCCGTCCGCCCGGCAGGCGCGGCCCCCGACAGCCCGGCCTTTCGCGGCCCCGCCGAGCAGGCGGGCCCTCATCCCGACAAGCCCACCGCTCCCGGCCCCGTACGCCCTGTGGAAGGAGAGTCATGA
- a CDS encoding phage holin family protein, which translates to MDRIEHMEHLDKHLVDELAQVARDAIREELREQTRRQRRTASLYAASGAVALYAGAALALTVGLVLALGLPDWVAALITAVLLGAAAYALRNAARPTSPRPAPTQAAEGRTAAEQTAEEQSARAAGSTAPGTPPGGLAGPSAPAAPPAPSVPPAAPGGVSAAPGPSGAGTPPMPGATDPEEPRHPAR; encoded by the coding sequence ATGGACCGCATCGAACACATGGAACATCTGGACAAACACCTGGTCGACGAACTGGCGCAGGTGGCCCGCGACGCCATACGCGAGGAACTGCGGGAGCAGACCCGCAGGCAGCGCCGCACGGCCTCGCTGTACGCCGCGTCCGGCGCCGTCGCCCTGTACGCGGGCGCGGCCCTCGCGCTGACCGTCGGCCTCGTCCTCGCGCTCGGGCTGCCCGACTGGGTGGCCGCGCTGATCACCGCCGTCCTGCTCGGAGCCGCGGCCTACGCCCTGCGCAACGCGGCGAGGCCGACGAGCCCCCGGCCCGCGCCGACGCAGGCCGCCGAGGGACGGACCGCCGCGGAACAGACCGCCGAGGAGCAGAGTGCGAGGGCCGCAGGCAGCACGGCTCCCGGAACGCCGCCCGGCGGGCTCGCCGGGCCCTCCGCCCCGGCCGCCCCGCCTGCCCCGTCCGTTCCGCCCGCCGCTCCCGGCGGCGTGAGCGCGGCGCCCGGACCCTCCGGTGCGGGCACGCCCCCGATGCCGGGCGCGACGGATCCCGAGGAGCCGCGTCACCCGGCCCGGTGA
- a CDS encoding VOC family protein — protein MDILGATLRICVDDLETSVPFYEKLAGAPALRFERGGVSVAAVGCFLLMSGPESELEVLRKVSATIAVTDVDEAHRVLTDSGAHVVAGPVATPGGRNLIAMHPDGYIYEYADRRAAE, from the coding sequence ATGGACATTCTGGGAGCCACGCTGCGCATCTGCGTCGACGACCTGGAGACCTCGGTCCCCTTCTACGAGAAGCTGGCGGGCGCTCCGGCGCTCCGCTTCGAGCGCGGCGGGGTCTCCGTCGCCGCCGTCGGCTGCTTCCTGTTGATGAGCGGACCGGAGTCGGAGCTGGAGGTGCTCCGCAAGGTCTCTGCGACCATCGCGGTGACGGACGTCGACGAAGCCCACCGGGTGCTCACCGACTCGGGCGCCCATGTCGTGGCGGGCCCGGTGGCGACACCGGGCGGCCGCAACCTGATCGCGATGCACCCGGACGGTTACATCTACGAGTACGCGGACCGTCGCGCGGCCGAGTAG
- a CDS encoding DUF5107 domain-containing protein: MVDVTTIRRDVLTLPAAELGPSNPLPPLRPLDETHHVDEREREGLPRDMARQIGYEPLRSLLPERVRDGYGRTRELREVEALVIENDRLRATVLPGYGGRVVSLFHKPSDRELLYRNPVLQPADFALNGAWFSGGIEWNIGATGHSALACAPLHAARVTAPDGGEMLRLWEWERLRDLPFQVDLWLPEGSDFLYVGVRVRNPHEKAAPLYWWSNTAVPEERRVLAPAEEAWHFGYERRLRRVPVPVCEGADRTYPLRGEYPADYFYEVPDGQRRWIAALDETGQGLVQTSTDVLRGRKLFVWGSGTGGRRWQEWLTEPGTGGYCEIQAGLARTQLEHLRLDAESEVAWLEAYGPLTADAETVHGTDWAAARSGVEERLQQVLPRGEFETAYEDWRASADTEPGEVLAVGSGWGALEVLRGDLKLPGTPFEEDTLGDAQTPWAELLRSGAFPEPRRVGPPGETLVARHWRDMLETAPAKPLTEYHLGVAQWHGGDRAQAVRSWERALELAPSLWPLLRCLAVADQDAGNRERAADRYAEAFDDLCRERRDDGEAWTAATAALGREAIAALLAVRRTADARSVWERLRPATRARGRFRLIEAELLLAEGDKHAARAVFDAGFEVADLREGAEAIGVAWSRLTDEPLPERYDFRMRPPGTDGAG; this comes from the coding sequence ATGGTCGACGTGACGACCATCCGACGTGACGTACTGACGCTGCCGGCCGCGGAGTTGGGCCCCAGCAACCCACTTCCTCCGTTGCGTCCGCTCGACGAGACGCACCACGTGGACGAGCGGGAACGCGAGGGCCTGCCACGCGACATGGCCCGCCAGATCGGCTACGAGCCGCTGCGCAGCCTCCTGCCCGAACGCGTCCGCGACGGGTACGGGAGAACGCGGGAACTCCGCGAGGTCGAGGCGCTCGTCATCGAGAACGACCGGCTGCGCGCGACCGTGCTGCCCGGCTACGGCGGCCGTGTCGTGTCCCTCTTCCACAAGCCGTCCGACCGTGAACTCCTCTACCGCAACCCGGTGTTGCAGCCCGCCGACTTCGCCCTCAACGGCGCCTGGTTCTCCGGCGGCATCGAATGGAACATCGGCGCCACCGGCCACTCGGCCCTCGCCTGCGCGCCCCTGCACGCGGCCCGCGTCACCGCGCCCGACGGCGGCGAGATGCTGCGCCTGTGGGAGTGGGAACGGCTGCGCGACCTGCCGTTCCAGGTCGACCTGTGGCTGCCGGAGGGCTCCGACTTCCTGTACGTCGGCGTACGCGTCCGCAATCCGCACGAGAAGGCCGCGCCGCTGTACTGGTGGTCCAACACCGCCGTCCCCGAGGAGCGCAGGGTGCTCGCGCCCGCCGAGGAGGCCTGGCACTTCGGGTACGAGCGCCGACTGCGCCGGGTGCCGGTTCCGGTGTGCGAGGGCGCCGACCGGACCTACCCGCTGCGAGGCGAGTACCCGGCCGACTACTTCTACGAGGTGCCCGACGGGCAGCGGCGCTGGATCGCCGCCCTGGACGAGACGGGACAGGGGCTCGTGCAGACGTCCACCGACGTGCTGCGCGGGCGCAAGCTCTTCGTGTGGGGATCCGGCACCGGAGGGAGGCGCTGGCAGGAGTGGCTCACCGAGCCCGGCACCGGCGGCTACTGCGAGATCCAGGCCGGGCTCGCCCGCACCCAGCTGGAACACCTCCGCCTCGACGCGGAGAGCGAGGTGGCATGGCTGGAGGCGTACGGACCGCTGACGGCCGACGCGGAGACCGTGCACGGCACCGACTGGGCCGCGGCACGCTCCGGAGTCGAGGAACGGCTCCAACAGGTCCTGCCACGTGGGGAGTTCGAGACGGCGTACGAGGACTGGCGGGCGTCGGCCGACACCGAACCCGGTGAGGTGCTGGCCGTCGGATCCGGCTGGGGCGCGCTCGAAGTCCTGCGCGGCGACCTCAAGTTGCCCGGCACGCCCTTCGAGGAGGACACGCTCGGGGACGCGCAGACGCCCTGGGCGGAGCTGCTCCGGTCCGGGGCCTTCCCGGAGCCGCGCCGGGTGGGACCGCCCGGGGAGACGCTCGTCGCCCGGCACTGGCGGGACATGCTGGAGACGGCACCCGCGAAGCCGCTCACCGAGTACCACCTGGGCGTGGCCCAGTGGCACGGGGGCGACCGGGCACAAGCCGTGCGCAGCTGGGAGCGGGCCCTGGAACTCGCCCCGTCCCTCTGGCCGTTGCTGCGCTGCCTCGCCGTCGCCGACCAGGACGCGGGCAACCGGGAACGGGCCGCCGACCGGTACGCGGAAGCCTTCGACGACCTGTGCCGGGAGCGGCGCGACGACGGGGAGGCCTGGACGGCCGCCACTGCCGCGCTCGGGCGGGAGGCGATCGCCGCGCTCCTCGCGGTGCGGCGGACGGCGGACGCGCGCTCCGTGTGGGAGCGGCTGCGCCCGGCGACCCGCGCACGCGGCCGGTTCCGGCTGATCGAGGCGGAGTTGCTGCTCGCCGAGGGCGACAAGCACGCGGCACGCGCCGTCTTCGACGCGGGCTTCGAGGTGGCCGACCTGCGTGAGGGCGCCGAGGCGATCGGCGTGGCGTGGTCGCGTCTCACCGACGAACCCCTGCCGGAGCGCTACGACTTCCGGATGCGGCCGCCCGGCACCGACGGCGCCGGGTGA
- a CDS encoding arginase family protein: protein MRNLVVLDAPSNLGLRPPAPGTVPGCYKLAGALREQRIVQRLHALEGGVVVPPRYDRGDWQEGDGVFNAAAIATYTRTLADRIEGHVRAGELPVVLGGDCSIQLGASLALRRIGRYGLVAVDASHDFRHPGNSERVGAAGGEEVALATGRGQDDLTDLEGLKPYLRDEDVRFFGIRDEFEEDRAELAALKIPTVTVGDVREWGADALARATAQAFDVPELDGFWVHLDADVLDPSVMPAVDSPDPGGLLPDELTALLRPLVNSPHCAGFNVTIYDPDLDPDGTAGALLADIVVAAFAQS from the coding sequence ATCCGGAACCTTGTCGTCCTGGACGCCCCGTCGAACCTGGGCCTTCGCCCACCGGCTCCGGGTACGGTCCCCGGCTGCTACAAGCTCGCCGGGGCCCTGCGCGAGCAGCGGATCGTGCAGCGGCTGCACGCCCTGGAGGGCGGTGTGGTCGTACCGCCGCGCTACGACCGGGGCGACTGGCAGGAGGGCGACGGTGTCTTCAACGCCGCCGCGATCGCCACCTACACGCGCACGCTCGCCGACCGCATCGAAGGGCACGTACGGGCCGGGGAACTGCCCGTCGTGCTCGGCGGCGACTGTTCCATCCAGCTCGGCGCCTCGCTCGCGCTGCGGCGGATCGGCCGGTACGGGCTCGTGGCGGTGGACGCCTCCCACGACTTCCGGCACCCGGGCAACTCCGAGAGGGTCGGCGCGGCGGGCGGCGAGGAGGTGGCCCTGGCGACCGGGCGAGGGCAGGACGACCTCACGGACCTGGAGGGGCTGAAGCCCTATCTGCGGGACGAGGACGTGCGGTTCTTCGGGATCCGGGACGAGTTCGAGGAGGACCGGGCCGAACTCGCCGCACTGAAGATCCCCACGGTGACCGTCGGCGACGTGCGCGAGTGGGGCGCCGACGCCCTGGCCCGGGCCACCGCCCAGGCCTTCGACGTGCCGGAGCTGGACGGCTTCTGGGTGCACCTCGACGCCGATGTGCTCGATCCGTCCGTGATGCCCGCCGTCGACAGCCCCGACCCCGGCGGACTCCTGCCCGACGAACTGACCGCGCTGCTGCGGCCGTTGGTGAACTCGCCGCACTGCGCCGGCTTCAACGTCACCATCTACGACCCCGACCTGGACCCGGACGGGACCGCCGGCGCCCTGCTCGCCGACATCGTCGTCGCGGCCTTTGCGCAATCCTGA
- a CDS encoding GNAT family N-acetyltransferase, whose amino-acid sequence MHGVTEYLAEGSRVGIRHYTHEDSAEFIARARESKALHQPWLFPPANAAAYTSYAGRLIEDPTKAGFLVCERDGGGIAGFININNIVEGAFQCGALGYGAFAHAAGRGLMGEGLDLVVRYAFGGLGLHRLEINVQPDNAASIALARRCGFRLEGFSPDFLFIDGAWRDHERWAITADMIRT is encoded by the coding sequence ATGCATGGCGTTACCGAATACCTCGCCGAAGGTTCCCGCGTGGGGATACGCCACTACACCCACGAGGACAGTGCCGAGTTCATCGCCCGGGCGCGCGAGAGCAAGGCGCTGCACCAGCCCTGGCTGTTCCCGCCGGCCAATGCCGCCGCCTACACCTCGTACGCGGGACGGCTGATCGAGGATCCGACCAAGGCCGGGTTCCTCGTCTGTGAGCGGGACGGCGGAGGGATCGCCGGGTTCATCAACATCAACAACATCGTGGAGGGCGCCTTCCAGTGCGGGGCGCTCGGCTACGGGGCCTTCGCGCACGCGGCCGGGCGCGGACTGATGGGGGAGGGACTCGACCTGGTGGTGCGGTACGCGTTCGGCGGGCTCGGACTGCACCGGCTGGAGATCAACGTCCAGCCGGACAACGCCGCGTCGATCGCCCTGGCCCGCCGCTGCGGCTTCCGTCTTGAGGGCTTCTCGCCGGATTTCCTCTTCATCGACGGGGCCTGGCGGGACCATGAACGCTGGGCCATCACCGCCGATATGATTCGAACATGA
- a CDS encoding DUF1049 domain-containing protein, whose product MSPKTSESSGGGKAGGGNLMTPGRVSVIALAVLALIFIFENTRATKIRLLIPEVTMPLWMALLGTTVIGALCGAYFMKRRS is encoded by the coding sequence ATGAGCCCGAAGACCTCGGAGAGCAGCGGTGGCGGCAAGGCAGGCGGCGGGAATCTGATGACGCCCGGGCGGGTGTCCGTCATCGCGCTCGCCGTGCTCGCGCTGATCTTCATCTTCGAGAACACCCGCGCCACCAAGATCCGCCTGCTGATCCCCGAGGTCACCATGCCCCTGTGGATGGCACTCCTCGGCACGACGGTGATCGGCGCGCTGTGCGGGGCGTACTTCATGAAGCGCCGAAGCTGA
- a CDS encoding S66 peptidase family protein, with the protein MIGLVRPRRLAPGARVAVVAPSGPVPEERLQAGLDILRGWDLDPVVAPHVLDRHGTFDYLAGTDADRAADLQSAWCDPAVDAVLCARGGYGVQRMAELLDWDALRAAGPKVFLGFSDITALHEAFATRLGLVTLHGPMAAGIDFVKNARAQEHLRATLFEPESVRTLISSGRALVPGRARGVLLGGCLSLLAADLGTPHARPSARGGLLCLEDVHEETYRLDRYLTQLLRAGWLDGITGVLLGSWERCDPYDRIRALALDRLGGLGVPIAEEFGFGHCEGALTVPFGVPAELDADAGTLTLDVPALA; encoded by the coding sequence GTGATCGGACTCGTGCGACCCCGGCGGCTGGCTCCCGGAGCCCGTGTCGCCGTCGTCGCGCCGAGCGGTCCCGTGCCCGAGGAGCGGCTGCAGGCGGGCCTCGACATCCTGCGCGGCTGGGACCTGGACCCGGTCGTGGCGCCCCATGTCCTCGACCGGCACGGCACGTTCGACTATCTGGCGGGCACCGACGCCGACCGGGCCGCCGACCTCCAGTCCGCCTGGTGCGACCCGGCCGTGGACGCCGTGCTGTGCGCCCGCGGCGGCTACGGCGTGCAGCGCATGGCCGAACTGCTCGACTGGGACGCGCTGCGGGCCGCCGGCCCCAAGGTGTTCCTCGGCTTCAGCGACATCACGGCCCTGCACGAGGCCTTCGCGACGCGGCTGGGGCTCGTGACACTGCACGGGCCGATGGCCGCGGGCATCGACTTCGTCAAGAACGCCCGCGCCCAGGAGCATCTGCGGGCGACTCTCTTCGAACCGGAGTCAGTGCGGACTCTCATCTCGTCCGGACGGGCGCTGGTGCCGGGGCGGGCCAGGGGCGTCCTCCTCGGCGGCTGCCTCAGCCTGCTCGCCGCCGACCTCGGCACACCCCACGCCCGGCCCTCGGCACGCGGCGGCCTCCTCTGCCTGGAGGACGTGCACGAGGAGACCTACCGCCTGGACCGCTACCTCACCCAACTCCTGCGCGCCGGCTGGCTCGACGGCATCACCGGGGTCCTGCTCGGCTCCTGGGAGCGGTGCGACCCGTACGACCGGATCAGGGCCCTCGCCCTCGACCGGCTCGGCGGGCTCGGGGTGCCGATCGCCGAGGAGTTCGGCTTCGGGCACTGCGAGGGGGCGCTGACGGTCCCCTTCGGGGTGCCGGCGGAGCTGGACGCCGATGCGGGGACGCTGACACTGGACGTGCCCGCGCTGGCCTGA